The Desulfovibrio piger DNA segment AGCTGGATGAGGCTGTGGGCGTGGTATGGGGCAGCAGTGCCGTTTTTCGGCGCTGTGTCATCCGGGGCGCGGGCAAGCTGGTGCTGTGCGGCTCTGGGGATGCGGATAAATTGAACGTTGAACGCGGCAAGACCGTCATTTTCGAGGACTGTATCCTCGAAGACTTCGGGCGGCGGGGACCGGAAGCGCAGTCCGGCATGCGGGTCATGCTGCGGGGCTGCCTGATCCGCAACTGGGGCGCTCCAGACCGTTTCGACGTGCGGTCCTTCGGGGCCTGGGCGCATCACGGCGGCAGCATCGAGGCCGTGGACTGCGTCTTTGACCAGCCCCGTGCTTGGCGCGGCTGGCATATCATGGTGAGGGACTGGCTGGCCCATCTGGGGCAGGCATGGAACGACGAAGGCCTGCGCGGCCTGTTGCGTCCGGCCAACTGGCTGCCCGGTGTCTGCCGGGGGCTGGTGGCCACAGCGGGCGGACAGGTCCGGGCCGAGAACTGCCATGCCACACGCTGGTGGATACGTCTTGAAGGGCACCGTGGCCCGCATATGAGCCGCAGCCAGGCGCAGGCGCTCATGGCCAGGCTGGAGAACATGCTATAGGCCTCCCACAAGGAGGTTCTATGGCAACAAAACACAAACGGGCGACCATGACGGCCCGTCAACTGGCAGAGGACTATCTGGCCCACCAGATCACGCGGGACGTGACCCGCACCAGCACCCGGCATCACCTCAACCAGCTGCTGACCCTGTTCGGGGGCTGGCAGGCTCGCCGGGTGGGCGCGGCCCAGATGCAAGAGTTTTTGACCGTCCAGCGGGGGCGCGGCGTCATGGCCACCACAGCGCACCACCGCGTCCGCCTGTGGCGTACCGTCCTAGCCTGGGCCGTGGAGACGGGGCGCCTGCCCGCGTCGCCTCTGGCGGGTTTCCGGCTGCACCGCCCCAGGGCACGGCGCATCGATCCGCCCACGCGGGCCGAGGCTGCGCGCATGTATAAAATGGCCGCGCCGCATATCCGACGTGTGATCGTCTTGGGCATGGCCGCCGGGCCGCGCATAGGCCCCAGCGAGCTTTTTCGGCTTGCATGGGCGGATGTGGATCTGGCGGCGGGCTATATGAGGATGCCCAACGCTGCCAAGGGCGCGAAGGACGACAGCAGGATCGTCCCCATCCGGGACGACATCCTGCCCCTGTTGCGGGAGTGGAGAGAGGAAGACGAAAAGCGAGCCTGTCCGTGGGTTATTCACTGGCAGGGACGGCCGGTGCGATGCATAGGCCATGCGTGGCACCAAGCCCGCAAGGCGGCGGGCATCACGCGGCGCATAACGCCCTACAGCCTGCGCCATGCCATGCCCACGGAAGCCCTTGAGCATGGCGCGGACGTGAAAGCGGTGGCGGAGGTCATGGGCCATGCTGACCCGACCATGCTGCTGCGTGTCTATCAGCACACACGCTACAGGCTGCGGAAAAAAGCGGTCAACGCCGCGCCAGGACTGAAACTCGACAAGATTTGACAGTGGCGGGGGCGCTGCAACGCCCCCACCGACGGGCCTGACAAGCCCGCCACGGCCCCACGGATAGAAAAAACGACCCTCTATCCGCAGAGTATCCGCCTTGTCTGAAGTCTCGGCGAGAGACCTTATCAGCATAAGCGGTTATGTCATGGGGCGCAACCGAATTGCATACCATGAAACAGGAGCAACTTACCGAGATCCGCTGCCGCCATTGCGGCAAACTGCTGGCTAAGGCTTGGGCAATCGAAGTGTATCTGGAACACAAATGCTCCCGCTGCGGGGCGTATAACATTCTGCGGGCCACGCGCCCCAATTCGGAACATCCAGAGCGTCCACAGGAGCATTGTCATGCTGAAAGTGGGCAGCCTGTTCAGCGGAGCCGGTCTGTGTGACCTTGGCCT contains these protein-coding regions:
- a CDS encoding tyrosine-type recombinase/integrase, whose protein sequence is MATKHKRATMTARQLAEDYLAHQITRDVTRTSTRHHLNQLLTLFGGWQARRVGAAQMQEFLTVQRGRGVMATTAHHRVRLWRTVLAWAVETGRLPASPLAGFRLHRPRARRIDPPTRAEAARMYKMAAPHIRRVIVLGMAAGPRIGPSELFRLAWADVDLAAGYMRMPNAAKGAKDDSRIVPIRDDILPLLREWREEDEKRACPWVIHWQGRPVRCIGHAWHQARKAAGITRRITPYSLRHAMPTEALEHGADVKAVAEVMGHADPTMLLRVYQHTRYRLRKKAVNAAPGLKLDKI
- a CDS encoding Com family DNA-binding transcriptional regulator; its protein translation is MKQEQLTEIRCRHCGKLLAKAWAIEVYLEHKCSRCGAYNILRATRPNSEHPERPQEHCHAESGQPVQRSRSV